The Chryseobacterium sp. 52 genome includes a region encoding these proteins:
- a CDS encoding DUF1883 domain-containing protein: protein MNFTHYDLGRKEKGQIVEISLQGSAANVRLMDSSNFQNYRNGRKHNYYGGLAKKSPVRLQIPNSGNWHVTIDLHGLRGNVKSSLTVLPSPLPTLRDPALSTVPSLIHKDDHLPGYETDYEKKYDVFISHASEDKDDVVRPLAKALINEGLNVWYDEFELKIGDSLRRKIDKGLANSNFGIVVLSKDFIKKGWTNYELDGIITKSVSGEQIVLPIWHNITKKEVLDFSPSIADKVARNTSSYTVEEIANEIAELIRES from the coding sequence ATGAATTTTACACATTACGATTTAGGGCGAAAAGAAAAAGGTCAAATAGTTGAAATAAGTTTACAAGGAAGTGCTGCAAATGTTCGCTTGATGGATTCTTCAAATTTTCAAAATTACAGAAATGGAAGAAAGCATAATTATTATGGTGGCCTAGCAAAAAAATCTCCTGTAAGGCTACAAATTCCAAATTCTGGAAATTGGCATGTGACAATTGATTTGCATGGTCTAAGAGGAAATGTAAAATCGAGTCTCACTGTTTTACCAAGTCCTTTACCAACATTGAGAGATCCTGCCCTTTCTACCGTTCCGAGCTTAATTCACAAAGATGATCATCTTCCAGGTTATGAAACTGATTATGAAAAAAAATATGATGTTTTTATCTCACATGCCTCGGAGGATAAAGATGACGTCGTAAGACCTCTAGCAAAAGCACTTATTAATGAGGGTTTAAATGTTTGGTACGATGAATTTGAGTTAAAAATTGGAGATAGTTTGAGAAGAAAAATTGATAAAGGCTTAGCAAATAGTAATTTTGGAATTGTTGTATTATCTAAAGATTTTATAAAAAAAGGATGGACAAATTATGAATTGGATGGCATTATAACAAAATCTGTTAGTGGAGAACAAATTGTATTACCAATTTGGCATAACATTACTAAAAAAGAAGTGTTAGATTTTAGTCCTTCTATAGCTGATAAAGTGGCAAGAAATACATCATCATATACAGTTGAAGAAATCGCAAATGAAATTGCAGAATTAATTCGAGAATCCTAA
- a CDS encoding PAAR-like protein — translation MEDQKTSAHDQKLSEKRAEKEQKSNEDSPSEKREMVMHGAQLKCPYAQAPGEMKVTSNEIKLQDQPFATKGDGNNMVNLQFKGNCGHPKWPARNMSPPPCMSVIKLSPWDNLGTSIIQEQTVLVKESFINCDPEFNAAAPSPIPQAASIKSEIQNTEIPKIIDAYFVKWISEKGTPVEKEEQVYNKKLGKKVPVKKKVETTKISTEKISERGLSYQVALIVETEGLSGKKVKVKIKSGKNKVLTDVDSEVSLIDLKDVEKVTDATKYAGIKAKTEFEIEVDNFANDPTVENSAQFKNKAVIKLMLNQRADDLSFDLAKLITASSDKEASVYIEVTSDEPKIEYLGKEGKNNLKNTFLNDGATYFKIKYFEQPWIVKAREEQELGVSEATHCSKIIDEYHAINRQNKPKACANTDNSSWCASFVGWCLNKSGYSAQLDPGAYSYGHENTRYRAGFKKNATDKKGLEKEEFDEPTWGKLITGNEPLLGSICVLSNKHHVSMAVAKSNDGKTIYYLGGNQGNKVCVGTFGQRTSSIYPTEYTKKTEDDELPIYYTKNEKLSF, via the coding sequence ATGGAAGATCAAAAGACTTCAGCGCATGATCAAAAGCTTTCTGAAAAAAGAGCAGAAAAAGAGCAAAAATCCAACGAAGATTCTCCTTCAGAAAAAAGAGAAATGGTGATGCATGGAGCACAGTTGAAATGTCCCTATGCTCAGGCGCCCGGAGAAATGAAAGTTACCTCGAACGAAATAAAGCTTCAGGATCAGCCATTTGCAACAAAGGGTGATGGAAACAATATGGTCAACCTTCAATTTAAAGGAAATTGCGGACACCCGAAATGGCCTGCAAGAAATATGTCTCCTCCTCCCTGCATGAGCGTGATAAAATTAAGTCCCTGGGACAACCTGGGAACCTCTATTATACAGGAACAAACAGTTTTGGTCAAAGAGTCTTTTATCAATTGTGACCCTGAGTTTAATGCTGCTGCTCCTTCACCGATTCCACAGGCGGCAAGTATAAAAAGTGAGATTCAAAATACTGAAATTCCTAAAATTATTGATGCCTATTTCGTTAAATGGATTTCAGAAAAAGGGACTCCTGTTGAAAAGGAAGAACAAGTCTACAACAAAAAACTGGGCAAGAAAGTTCCCGTAAAAAAGAAAGTAGAAACAACGAAAATATCTACAGAAAAAATATCAGAACGGGGATTAAGTTATCAGGTTGCTTTAATTGTTGAGACTGAAGGTCTTTCAGGAAAAAAAGTAAAAGTCAAAATTAAAAGCGGTAAAAATAAAGTCTTAACAGATGTCGATAGTGAGGTAAGTTTAATTGATTTAAAAGACGTAGAAAAAGTTACAGACGCTACAAAATATGCAGGGATAAAAGCAAAAACTGAATTTGAAATAGAGGTTGATAATTTTGCAAATGATCCAACTGTAGAAAATTCAGCTCAATTCAAAAACAAAGCGGTTATCAAACTAATGCTGAATCAGCGTGCTGATGATTTATCATTCGATTTAGCAAAACTAATAACAGCGAGCTCTGATAAAGAAGCATCGGTATATATTGAAGTAACTTCTGATGAACCAAAAATTGAATATCTTGGTAAAGAAGGTAAAAATAACTTAAAAAATACCTTCTTAAATGATGGAGCTACCTATTTTAAAATAAAATATTTTGAACAGCCATGGATTGTTAAGGCCCGTGAAGAACAGGAACTTGGCGTTTCAGAAGCCACCCACTGTTCAAAGATAATCGATGAATACCACGCAATAAACCGACAGAATAAGCCAAAAGCCTGCGCTAATACCGATAACAGCTCGTGGTGTGCCTCATTTGTGGGCTGGTGTTTAAACAAAAGCGGGTATTCTGCCCAATTAGATCCGGGTGCTTATTCATACGGACATGAAAATACCAGATACAGAGCTGGGTTTAAGAAAAACGCAACAGATAAAAAAGGTCTGGAAAAAGAAGAATTTGATGAGCCAACATGGGGGAAACTGATAACGGGTAATGAACCTTTACTGGGTTCAATATGTGTTTTATCAAATAAACATCACGTAAGCATGGCTGTTGCAAAAAGTAATGACGGTAAAACCATATATTATCTGGGAGGAAATCAGGGAAACAAGGTTTGTGTAGGAACTTTCGGACAAAGAACCTCTTCCATATATCCCACAGAGTATACTAAAAAAACTGAAGATGACGAACTACCAATTTATTATACAAAAAATGAAAAACTTAGTTTCTAG
- a CDS encoding putative phage abortive infection protein yields the protein MNFKIIYNTKMNFKFIIIASCSIILFTIGCTLLFGLGADEDKRGTFGDMFGFANALFTGLSFIGLIITILLQRQDINNQRQDAKIQNFEVTFFNLLNFHRETINSLEKHYTKRVQTGMQIRSEEYSKKGVQLIHKIYQQYIESLPIDKEFNKQVYQNVYKLNWDVLGHYYRGIQAILDFVDRLNLTSQDEFYYKKIYFDLIKSQLSEYETAMIFYHFLFLDDGHYKKLAEQYCLFEYVNDELITNDKQLYNKYAFRS from the coding sequence ATGAATTTTAAAATAATCTACAACACTAAAATGAACTTCAAATTTATAATTATTGCATCATGTTCAATAATTTTGTTTACAATTGGATGTACATTACTTTTTGGATTAGGTGCTGACGAAGATAAAAGAGGGACATTTGGAGATATGTTCGGATTTGCTAACGCATTATTTACAGGTCTTTCTTTTATTGGTTTAATAATAACTATTTTATTACAAAGACAAGATATTAATAATCAGCGCCAAGATGCAAAAATTCAAAATTTCGAAGTAACATTTTTTAATTTATTGAATTTTCATCGTGAAACTATAAATTCACTAGAAAAACATTACACGAAACGAGTTCAAACAGGAATGCAAATTAGATCAGAAGAATATAGTAAAAAAGGGGTTCAGTTGATACATAAAATATACCAACAATATATCGAATCATTGCCAATAGATAAAGAATTTAATAAACAAGTTTACCAAAATGTATATAAATTAAATTGGGATGTTTTGGGACACTATTATAGAGGTATTCAGGCTATACTTGATTTTGTAGATAGATTGAACTTAACATCACAAGATGAATTTTATTATAAAAAGATATATTTTGACCTTATAAAATCTCAATTATCCGAATATGAGACAGCAATGATATTTTACCATTTTTTATTCTTGGATGATGGACACTATAAAAAGTTAGCTGAGCAGTATTGTTTATTTGAGTATGTAAATGATGAATTAATTACTAATGATAAACAATTGTATAATAAATATGCTTTTAGATCCTAA
- a CDS encoding type VI secretion system Vgr family protein, translating to MKNTSNSDKVSENHISGINRVVKLEIVVEGKAVNHFKHFRLQQSARKHHDFELILAHDSLGEAQNHNLEQAQKFLGKRITVVFKYKDAESESPERTFVGLITKVAFSQEKMSLGNIILKGKSPTILMDSAPHTQSFGGSQLVNTNIIADRIIKETLGTGKFDFRIDTQNKSYIGYSSQYNETHYNYLTRIAEAYGEQFYYDGEILHFGKLPSSEKPILLVYGSNVNDVNVELKAVHTKPEYFGYNSSSHTKMVGVDDRIQHLGELSSKAYDLNDSIFTTRSLTPTPINANMFRDVDDSQKSARGSKAVEVFTVSGQTTVPFLYIGCVADLAMRKTGSNDTSHFTTLMITEVSHEVDARGYYTGSFEAIAEGTGFMPKPDFEMPKAEPQVATVISNVDPLNQGRIQVRFDWQLNDTTHFIRMMSPDAGGTDAISQNRGFVAVPEIGDQVMVGFEYHNPDFPFAMGGMFHGQVGLGGGVNNHLKSIQTRSGIKVLMNDADKSVTIKDPSGNTYFMDGQGNINVTAPKNMTFTAGEDMHISVGRNMTTKIGKDSTMHIGNDHSESITKRYTQTSENKIITVKQDQTESTGNKFKSISGEADIQTSKGDLKLRGSSLAVFQGGKDVKVSKG from the coding sequence ATGAAAAACACCTCAAATTCTGATAAAGTTTCAGAAAACCATATTTCGGGGATCAACCGTGTGGTAAAACTGGAAATTGTGGTTGAGGGCAAGGCTGTCAATCACTTTAAACACTTTCGTTTACAACAAAGTGCAAGAAAGCACCATGATTTTGAACTGATATTGGCTCATGATTCTTTAGGCGAAGCACAAAATCACAACCTTGAGCAGGCCCAAAAATTTTTAGGAAAAAGAATCACCGTTGTTTTTAAATATAAAGATGCTGAAAGTGAAAGCCCCGAAAGAACCTTTGTGGGTCTCATTACCAAAGTAGCATTCAGTCAGGAAAAAATGAGTCTGGGAAATATTATCTTAAAAGGAAAGAGTCCCACTATTCTGATGGATTCTGCTCCCCATACCCAGAGTTTCGGAGGAAGCCAATTGGTGAATACCAATATTATTGCAGACCGGATTATCAAGGAGACATTAGGGACAGGCAAATTTGATTTCAGGATAGATACCCAAAACAAAAGCTATATCGGCTACAGTTCACAATACAACGAAACCCATTACAATTACCTTACAAGGATTGCAGAAGCCTACGGAGAACAGTTTTATTATGACGGCGAAATCCTTCATTTCGGGAAGCTCCCGTCTTCTGAAAAACCTATCCTCCTGGTGTATGGAAGCAATGTAAATGATGTAAATGTGGAGCTAAAAGCCGTTCACACCAAACCGGAATACTTTGGCTATAATAGCAGCAGCCATACTAAAATGGTGGGTGTTGATGACCGTATACAGCATTTAGGAGAATTATCTTCCAAAGCTTATGACCTGAATGACAGTATTTTTACCACCCGGTCACTGACTCCTACTCCCATTAATGCCAATATGTTCCGGGATGTAGATGATTCCCAAAAAAGTGCAAGGGGAAGCAAAGCCGTAGAGGTTTTTACAGTTTCGGGACAAACCACAGTTCCATTTCTCTATATTGGCTGTGTTGCAGATTTAGCCATGAGAAAGACCGGCAGCAATGACACCTCCCATTTTACAACGCTTATGATTACAGAGGTGAGCCATGAAGTTGATGCAAGAGGATATTATACAGGAAGCTTTGAAGCCATCGCTGAAGGGACTGGTTTTATGCCAAAACCTGATTTTGAAATGCCTAAAGCAGAACCACAGGTAGCCACTGTTATATCCAACGTAGATCCATTGAATCAGGGCAGAATACAGGTCCGGTTTGACTGGCAGTTAAATGACACGACCCACTTTATCAGAATGATGAGTCCTGATGCTGGCGGAACGGATGCCATATCACAAAACAGAGGTTTTGTAGCGGTTCCTGAGATTGGCGATCAGGTCATGGTGGGATTTGAATACCACAACCCCGATTTTCCATTTGCAATGGGTGGAATGTTTCACGGGCAGGTAGGCTTAGGCGGAGGAGTGAACAATCATTTGAAATCTATACAGACGAGAAGCGGTATTAAGGTTTTAATGAATGATGCAGACAAAAGTGTAACCATTAAAGATCCAAGCGGAAATACCTATTTTATGGATGGTCAGGGGAATATTAATGTTACTGCACCGAAGAATATGACGTTTACAGCAGGAGAAGATATGCATATTTCAGTGGGAAGGAATATGACCACTAAGATTGGAAAGGACAGTACCATGCATATTGGAAATGACCATTCTGAATCTATTACAAAAAGATACACTCAAACATCTGAAAATAAAATCATTACAGTTAAGCAGGATCAAACAGAAAGCACCGGTAATAAATTTAAAAGTATTTCCGGAGAAGCCGATATACAGACATCTAAAGGCGATTTAAAATTGAGAGGATCATCATTGGCCGTATTCCAGGGAGGAAAAGACGTTAAAGTAAGTAAAGGCTAA